The Polyodon spathula isolate WHYD16114869_AA chromosome 13, ASM1765450v1, whole genome shotgun sequence genome includes a region encoding these proteins:
- the LOC121326137 gene encoding tyrosine-protein phosphatase non-receptor type 13-like isoform X4, translating into MESLPGDGGGIIRIKRLFPGQPAEESGKIEVGDVILAVNGESVKGLSYQKVLHLLRGAPPAVTLSLCRPACGVLPEIDTHATTPAPSPVKEMKSRLAAFRQTDVTIHEYKCALQQQNEERTQYREGHSKEPEQQEDFTVSDCDSGSELDEGNAAFSHCVTTSPHHSSHFFRLKGNTSPTCTTLAEDVRQNCYSECDLNKICESSTTEEMDETIAYCQLDKASLDEEYLTISSTSVTPPSCSSSTPLTLIPTPQPRALAPSPQAQVQVEEPLNSSDEWEDLEEEKQEKRVSYESELSVTLTKSHCGSFGFTIVRSKLDGCYYIQDILDDPAKADGRLRAGDRLIVVNGQDVSNVSHDEAMSVLRCTPNKLMVTVGRVVHNLRAPPCPENIPDIVLVRSPSGQLGIKLTGGIGSKWQGIYVLEVVPSSPASEEGSLQPNDKILYICGKCTMGMSLEDAVNACESAARRVEIKATRDDQPVMPKGKWNGLFEWEKEMKLFPRSEDQSPLKQEEQGQDTKQLDEDTANSRQILSSASEHESCIIQVEFKKPERGGFGFALVGGNNGSVLTVKAISPGSVSDLDGRLKVGDILLEVNDDIVSGLSHSKVVEILRKAKGTVKLTVCRNTPAGSTSENHTMQTTYTNTEQLVHDRCKGQGGLANTDVKPNLKTMQALEKEESEEYTDSGVSVTAHQQNSRSALCVPDILQPSTDRSLGPRSYMYHETKIKEKKNSDSDGWSSDEDSPHSSFREFLPSTGKMIVSEEELSRLSVVNPLRNGLYSGSSLCVLIQILQQQLDEQQPLKEFMALEHLKPFDNCLVGKSLENRDKNRYRDILPYDKTRVPVGEEQGYINASYIKMSVGPKEYCYISSQGPMPGTTDVFWQMVWENKSDVIAMMTQEVERGKVKCHKYWPDQLNKPVDTNKYQLILDNYQILDYFQIKIIRMIEKESGNTHVVKHLKFTTWPDHGTPRSSEHLVRFIRYMRSVQRSGPGIVHCSAGIGRSGVLICIDVILSLIEKDFDINVREIVKEMRQQRHGMIQTRDQYQFCYKVLVEVLQGILELHGNQQQQQKLF; encoded by the exons ATGGAATCTCTTCCGGGGGACGGAGGGGGCATTATCAGGATCAAAAGACTTTTCCCAGGACAACCAGCAGAGGAAAGTGGGAAGATTGAAGTTGGGGATGTCATTCTTGCTGTCAATGGGGAATCAGTAAAGGGGCTGTCATATCAG AAAGTTCTTCATCTTTTAAGGGGTGCCCCGCCTGCAGTGACACTGTCTCTGTGCAGACCAGCTTGTGGTGTACTTCCAGAAATAGACACTCATGCAACG ACTCCAGCACCTTCTCCCGTTAAAGAGATGAAATCAAGATTAGCTGCCTTCCGCCAAACAGATGTCACAATACATGAATATAAATGCGCCCTACAACAACAAAACGAGGAGAGGACTCAATACAGGGAAGGTCATTCCAAGGAACCAGAACAGCAGGAGGATTTTACAGTTTCAGACTGCGACAGTGGCTCTGAGTTAGATGAAGGAAATGCCGCTTTTTCACATTGCGTGACAACGTCGCCTCACCATAGTAGCCATTTTTTCAGATTGAAAGGAAACACTTCACCAACATGTACTACTCTAGCTGAAGATGTAAGACAAAACTGCTACTCTGaatgtgatttaaataaaatctgtgaAAG TAGCACAACAGAAGAGATGGATGAAACAATCGCTTATTGCCAGCTGGATAAAGCATCGCTTGATGAGGAATATTTGACAATCAGCTCAACGTCTGTTACCCCACCCTCTTGTAGTTCCAGTACCCCCTTAACCCTGATCCCCACCCCTCAGCCCCGAGCACTAGCACCGTCTCCTCAGGCTCAGGTTCAAGTGGAAGAGCCACTCAACAGCAGTGATGAGTGGGAGGATTTAGAGGAGGAAAAGCAGGAAAAA CGTGTCTCCTACGAATCTGAGCTGTCAGTCACATTAACAAAATCTCACTGTGGCAGTTTTGGATTTACTATCGTTCGAAGTAAACTGGATGGCTGTTACTACATTCAAGATATTCTAGATGACCCAGCCAAGGCAGATGGCAGATTAAGAGCTGGGGACAGACTGATTGTG GTGAATGGACAGGATGTATCCAATGTTTCCCATGATGAGGCTATGTCTGTACTGAGATGCACACCTAATAAACTAATGGTGACTGTTGGACGGGTTGTCCATAATCTGAGGGCACCCCCCTGTCCTGAAAACATTCCAGACATTGTCCTTGTGAGGAGCCCGAGTGGACAGTTAG GGATTAAGCTAACTGGAGGAATTGGCAGCAAGTGGCAAGGCATTTACGTTCTTGAGGTCGTTCCAAGCTCTCCCGCTAGTGAAGAAGGCAGTCTTCAGCCCAATGACAAGATACTGTACATCTGCGGTAAATGTACAATGGGTATGAGCTTAGAGGACGCTGTGAATGCTTGTGAGTCAGCTGCACGGAGAGTGGAGATCAAGGCTACAAG agatgATCAACCAGTGATGCCAAAAGGAAAATGGAATG GATTATTTGAATGGGAAAAGGAAATGAAACTATTCCCTCGTTCTGAAGACCAGAGCCCTCTGAAACAAGAAGAGCAAGGTCAAGACA CAAAACAGTTGGATGAAGATACTGCTAACTCTAGACAAATATTATCTAGCGCTTCCGAACATGAG AGCTGTATAATCCAAGTTGAATTCAAAAAGCCGGAAAGAGGAGGCTTTGGATTTGCTTTAGTGGGAGGCAACAATGGAAGTGTGCTTACAGTGAAGGCAATCAGTCCAGGCAGTGTGTCAGATCTCGATGGAAGATTAAAAGTTGGAGACATTTTGTTAGAG GTAAATGATGATATTGTGTCTGGCCTAAGTCACAGCAAGGTTGTTGAAATACTGCGGAAAGCCAAGGGAACTGTGAAGCTCACTGTTTGCAGAAATACACCTGCAGGTTCAACAAGTGAAAATCACACCATGCAAACCACTTACACAAACACAGAACAGCTGG TTCATGACCGTTGTAAAGGACAAGGAGGTCTTGCCAACACAGATGtaaaaccaaatttaaaaacCATGCAAGCATTAGAAAAAGAAGAATCTGAG GAATACACTGACTCCGGTGTTTCAGTCACAGCTCATCAGCAAAACTCCAGGTCAGCCCTTTGTGTCCCAGATATACTTCAGCCCAGCACAGACAG AAGCTTAGGTCCTCGTTCATACATGTACCATGAGACTAAAattaaggaaaagaaaaacagtgattCAGATGGATGGAGCAGTGATGAGGATTCACCTCATTCTTCTTTTCGGGAGTTTCTACCATCTACAG GCAAAATGATTGTGTCTGAAGAAGAACTCTCCCGTTTGTCTGTGGTGAATCCACTCAGAAATGGGCTGTATTCTGGATCCAGTCTCTGTGTCCTTATTCAAATACTTCAGCAGCAGCTTGATGAACAGCAACCACTTAAGGAGTTTATG gccTTGGAACATTTAAAACCCTTTGACAACTGCCTTGTAGGAAAATCTCTTGAGAACAGAGACAAAAACAGATACAGAGACATATTGCCTT ATGATAAAACACGGGTTCCTGTTGGAGAAGAACAAGGTTATATAAATGCAAGTTACATCAAAATGTCAGTTGGCCCAAAAGAGTACTGTTACATTTCATCTCAAGGACCCATGCCTGGCACAACTGATGTATTTTGGCAAATGGTCTGGGAGAATAAATCAGATGTGATTGCAATGATGACTCAAGAGGTGGAGCGTGGAAAAGTCAAGTGTCATAAATACTGGCCTGACCAACTCAACAAGCCAGTGGATACAAACAAATACCAACTTATTCTGGACAATTATCAGATTCTAGactattttcaaattaaaatcatTAGGATGATTGAAAAGGAA AGTGGAAATACACACGTGGTGAAGCACTTGAAATTCACGACCTGGCCAGACCACGGCACTCCCAGGTCATCGGAACACCTCGTAAGGTTCATTCGCTACATGAGATCAGTTCAACGATCAGGACCTGGAATTGTTCACTGCAGTGCTGGAATTGGGAGGTCTGGGGTACTCATCTGTATTGACGTTATACTCAGCCTGATCGAAAAGGATTTTGAT attAATGTAAGGGAAATAGTGAAGGAGATGCGACAGCAAAGACATGGAATGATACAGACAAGG GATCAGTACCAGTTCTGTTACAAAGTCTTGGTGGAAGTTCTACAGGGCATTCTGGAACTTCATGGTAaccaacagcaacagcaaaaacTGTTTTGA